One Corallococcus silvisoli DNA window includes the following coding sequences:
- a CDS encoding SH3 domain-containing protein yields MTPTPALLLCLALTQSEPPPASVLEYSGPMSEESGAVDREEIQFTAFAPGQLLYLGVDEANLRATAAADGARVQTLMLGTPVRVMAAGTRATVGEYVNAWYQVSVVDAQAPQGTAPVTGWLFGNTLTPFRFEADLDGDGELEVATVVMSNEFKARVRVLEPNVKPPRRVSSVDVDVASTVYGGGRGGPVDVKLLPAKKAGVPLLQLDSAPERCGDFVTSYVSYTGTGGKKGVLGKARLALVLGGLKDPPNESTFKVSFQAAKKQVLVTRTTIEEEEGQPQKVTERKVYQWQDGEYAEVKKPASPDAVSEVKP; encoded by the coding sequence GTGACGCCAACGCCCGCGCTGCTCCTGTGTCTTGCCCTCACGCAGTCCGAACCGCCTCCCGCGTCGGTGCTCGAATACAGCGGGCCGATGAGCGAGGAGTCGGGAGCGGTGGATCGGGAGGAGATCCAGTTCACCGCGTTCGCGCCGGGACAACTGCTCTACCTGGGCGTGGATGAAGCGAACCTGCGCGCGACCGCGGCGGCGGATGGAGCCCGCGTCCAGACGCTGATGCTGGGCACGCCCGTTCGCGTGATGGCGGCGGGGACCCGGGCGACGGTGGGCGAGTACGTCAACGCCTGGTATCAGGTGTCGGTCGTGGACGCGCAGGCCCCGCAGGGGACAGCGCCCGTCACGGGGTGGCTCTTCGGGAACACGCTCACGCCGTTCCGCTTCGAGGCCGACCTGGATGGCGACGGCGAGCTGGAAGTGGCCACGGTGGTGATGAGCAATGAGTTCAAGGCCCGCGTGCGCGTGCTGGAGCCGAACGTGAAGCCGCCGCGCCGGGTGAGCAGCGTGGACGTGGACGTGGCGTCCACGGTGTATGGCGGAGGGAGGGGCGGTCCGGTGGACGTGAAGCTCCTCCCCGCGAAGAAGGCGGGCGTGCCGCTGTTGCAGTTGGACTCCGCGCCGGAGCGCTGCGGCGACTTCGTCACCTCGTATGTGAGCTACACGGGGACCGGCGGCAAGAAGGGCGTGCTCGGCAAGGCGCGGCTCGCGCTGGTGCTGGGCGGACTGAAGGATCCTCCGAACGAGAGCACCTTCAAGGTCTCCTTCCAGGCCGCCAAGAAGCAGGTCCTGGTGACCCGGACGACCATCGAGGAGGAAGAAGGACAGCCCCAGAAGGTTACGGAGCGCAAGGTGTATCAGTGGCAGGACGGCGAGTACGCCGAGGTCAAGAAGCCCGCCTCGCCGGACGCCGTGTCGGAAGTGAAGCCGTAG
- a CDS encoding anthranilate synthase component I family protein, whose protein sequence is MDAQERKAAYRQRAEAGQAVPVSVELPADLDTPLSAYLKLGGGGRGFILESCYGGERFGRYSHVGANPAGRVRLDADGLTLWRGSHEERREGRPLDVLRTLWRELSVATLPGEAPFLGGLVGYLGYNATSWFEPRVPDRHPRDTGFPDSEWLVAEDFVTHDTRTQTLKAIAIARPALHGSVEQALKDAEARAEAMAQKLRQPLPQEAYAPAPSQKNAAAPVACWDREGYAAAVEKVKEYVRAGDCFQAVLARRFEAKGAIPPLSLYRALRRVNPSPYLFLVDLGEARALVGASPELLVQVRDGDVVVRPIAGTRRRGGSEAEDQALEKELLADEKERAEHIMLVDLGRNDVGRVAAPGTVRIEDLMIIERYSHVMHIVSQVRGKLDTTRFDALDALASTFPAGTVSGAPKIRAMQIIDELEPMRRGPYAGAVGYLSFCGTLDVAIALRTFFVDGDRTMWTAGAGLVADSEPMKEADETEAKAGAMAAALRLAREGGGR, encoded by the coding sequence ATGGATGCGCAGGAGCGGAAGGCAGCCTACCGGCAGCGCGCGGAAGCAGGCCAGGCGGTGCCGGTGTCGGTGGAGCTGCCGGCGGACCTGGATACGCCGCTGTCGGCATACCTGAAGCTGGGCGGCGGTGGCCGCGGCTTCATCCTCGAGTCGTGCTACGGCGGCGAGCGCTTCGGGCGCTACAGCCACGTGGGCGCGAATCCCGCGGGCCGCGTGCGGCTGGACGCGGACGGGCTCACGTTGTGGCGGGGCTCGCACGAGGAGCGCCGTGAGGGCCGCCCCCTGGATGTCCTGCGCACCCTGTGGCGCGAGCTCTCCGTGGCCACGCTGCCGGGTGAAGCGCCCTTCCTGGGCGGACTCGTGGGTTACCTGGGCTACAACGCCACGTCGTGGTTCGAGCCGCGCGTGCCGGACCGGCACCCGCGCGATACCGGCTTCCCGGACTCGGAGTGGCTGGTGGCCGAGGACTTCGTCACCCACGACACGCGCACCCAGACGCTCAAGGCCATCGCCATCGCGCGGCCCGCGCTGCATGGCAGCGTCGAGCAGGCGCTGAAGGACGCGGAGGCCCGCGCGGAGGCGATGGCGCAGAAGCTGCGCCAGCCGCTGCCGCAAGAGGCCTACGCACCCGCGCCTTCGCAGAAGAACGCCGCCGCGCCCGTCGCGTGCTGGGACCGCGAGGGCTACGCCGCGGCGGTGGAGAAGGTGAAGGAGTACGTGCGCGCGGGCGACTGCTTCCAGGCGGTGCTCGCGCGGAGGTTCGAGGCGAAGGGCGCCATCCCCCCGCTGTCGCTCTACCGGGCGCTCCGGCGGGTGAACCCGTCGCCCTACCTGTTCCTGGTGGACCTGGGCGAGGCGCGAGCGCTGGTGGGCGCGTCGCCGGAGCTGCTGGTGCAGGTGCGTGACGGAGACGTGGTGGTGCGGCCCATCGCGGGCACGCGCCGCCGGGGCGGCTCCGAGGCCGAGGATCAGGCGCTGGAGAAGGAGCTGCTCGCGGACGAGAAGGAGCGCGCCGAGCACATCATGCTGGTGGACCTGGGGCGCAACGACGTGGGCCGGGTGGCGGCCCCGGGCACCGTGCGCATCGAGGACCTGATGATCATCGAGCGCTACAGCCACGTGATGCACATCGTGTCCCAGGTGCGCGGCAAGCTGGACACGACGCGCTTCGATGCGCTGGATGCGCTGGCGAGCACCTTCCCGGCGGGCACCGTGTCGGGCGCGCCCAAGATTCGCGCGATGCAGATCATCGACGAGCTGGAGCCCATGCGGCGCGGGCCCTATGCCGGCGCGGTGGGCTACCTGTCCTTCTGCGGCACGCTGGACGTGGCCATCGCGCTGCGCACCTTCTTCGTGGATGGCGACCGCACGATGTGGACCGCCGGCGCGGGGCTGGTGGCGGACTCGGAGCCGATGAAGGAAGCGGACGAGACGGAAGCGAAGGCGGGGGCCATGGCGGCCGCGCTGCGCCTGGCGCGCGAGGGAGGTGGGCGGTGA